Proteins found in one Bombus terrestris chromosome 1, iyBomTerr1.2, whole genome shotgun sequence genomic segment:
- the LOC100650233 gene encoding organic cation/carnitine transporter 1, protein MPHRISIIAVPDKFAKGVRKDSNEVSQKQKSADFEAAIAAAGYGKFQYLLLLAIIPVSWATSIDSSSVAMILPSAECDLQMTFVQKGVLNAIIYVGMISSGFLWAYIADVKGRRAVFLYGYIADSICNFLSGFSQNFWMLVSFKFLSGFIISGPHASIVAYTSEFYGKKERGRISLIVGFAITSGNIVSAVLAFIIIPQRWSIVLWDGAFVYNSWRLFLSVCGVPMLVGVICLFLFPESPKFLMSQGHTEEALKVFKIIYSINTGKSAEEYPIQYLENELPKEGNDNDYDGKIEKKAIFFTPHLNRILLVTAMQFGSMYTTNTIRMWQPQLFTILGNFDPVNHNLTEGHKSTFCDILDFFSAVDETPAAIEENVNCTNIVVSESVYVNTIIITAFGGILILLSSLLVNILKYKTLLYISYGISFICIVYLNWSPDTLLTLILTSVFIGLTNTTHNIIIAVTVIMFPTSLRAIAVSLVMSAGRIGSVIGNLVFPILLAQGCLAPIIQLACLILLCSIFTCFLPSTKKAK, encoded by the exons atgccACATAGAATTAGCATCATTGCTGTTCCGGATAAGTTTGCCAAAGGGGTTAGAAAAGATTCAA ATGAAGTGAGTCAAAAGCAGAAGTCTGCGGATTTTGAGGCAGCCATTGCCGCAGCTGGTtatggaaaatttcaatatcttctCTTACTGGCGATTATTCCAGTATCATGGGCAACCAGTATCGACAGTTCCAGTGTCGCGATGATTCTTCCCTCTGCAGAATGCGATTTGCAAATGACATTCGTTCAAAAGGGTGTGCTAAACGCCATCATATACGTAG GAATGATTTCTAGTGGTTTTCTATGGGCTTACATAGCGGATGTTAAGGGCAGGAGAGCCGTTTTTCTTTATGGCTATATAGCTGATAGTATTTGTAACTTCCTGTCAGGGTTTTCACAGAATTTTTGGATGCTTGTATCTTTCAAATTCCTTAGTGGTTTCAT AATAAGCGGTCCCCATGCTTCCATCGTGGCCTACACTTCCGAATTttatggaaaaaaagaaagaggaagaatttCATTGATCGTCGGTTTTGCCATTACATCTGGAAATATCGTAAGCGCAG TGCTGGCGTTCATCATCATTCCACAACGCTGGTCCATCGTCCTGTGGGACGGTGCGTTTGTGTACAATTCCTGGAGACTTTTTCTTTCGGTCTGTGGAGTACCAATGTTGGTCGGCGTTATTTGTCTCTTCCTGTTTCCGGAAAGTCCAAAGTTTCTCATGTCACAGGGTCATACGGAGGAAGCGTTGAAAGTTTTCAAGATAATTTATAGCATCAATACGGGAAAATCCGCGGAAGAATATCCG ATACAATATTTAGAAAACGAACTTCCTAAAGAAGGAAATGATAACGACTACGATGGAAAAATAGAGAAGAAGGCAATTTTCTTTACTCCACATTTAAATCGAATTCTCTTGGTCACAGCCATGCAATTTGGTTCAATGTACAC AACCAACACGATTCGTATGTGGCAACCTCAACTTTTCACGATACTAGGAAATTTCGATCCAGTGAATCATAATCTAACAGAAGGACATAAATCGACATTTTGCGATATCTTGGATTTCTTCTCTGCCGTAGACGAAACTCCCGCAGCCATTGAAGAGAACGTGAACTGTACAAAC ATTGTCGTGAGTGAGTCTGTTTATGTGAATACGATCATTATAACTGCCTTTGGAggtattcttattttattgaGTAGCTTACTagtgaatattttgaaatacaaaACCTTACTGT ATATTTCTTACGGAATATCATTCATATGTATAGTTTATTTGAACTGGTCGCCTGACACATTACTAACACTAATTCTGACGAGTGTGTTTATTGGATTGACAAACACTACCCACAATATAATTATTGCTGTAACCGTCATTATGTTTCCAACTTCTCTAag AGCGATCGCAGTGAGTCTGGTGATGTCGGCCGGAAGAATAGGGTCAGTGATTGGGAACCTTGTCTTCCCAATTTTACTGGCTCAAGGATGCTTGGCACCCATTATCCAGTTGGCGTGCTTGATATTAC TTTGCTCCATTTTTACGTGTTTTCTTCCGTCGACCAAGAAAgctaaataa